The window CTCaagttatatttttatgtccTTTAGAAACATCGACATCAAAGTATTATATGTTATGATCTGAATGGTTTCTACTTCCTCTCGAACATTATTGAAGGGAAGGCATGACATGAACGCCAACGGACAATATACAAAAGGAAAGTAACAAGGAATTGGTGTGTTATCTTCAATAATGTCCTCGAAAAGATGTATGATCGTATAACCCATATCTTGGAAATATTATTGGTTTGTTACTTTCAAGTGTTgtaatattattgtttttatctAATAGTTAAGTCATGTATGAGGTGAATCATAATTAAGTATCGAACTTGCTAAGCCAttcaacttacaaatgaagagggaTTATCATGCTAGTAGCTTTAAGTTGTATAAAATGAGTGGACACCGAATTTATATTTGAGATATATTATtgataaataaacacatattatAACACGAGCAAATACTAAACCATAACACTCGCACATGTCGGTATTATAGTTGAAGAATTTCTCCTTATATTATCTCTTAGTGTAGTTGTACTTCACGTCATTGAAATGTGTCTCAAATTTAAATCTTCCCTTCTcattaattaaaaagaatagATTTGGGTCCAAAAACTAACATTGTTATTATGTTAAGtccaatattattttttctccacttttaattttttttttatattcattatatattttttaaactattaGAGATACAGTCTTCTAAGTTCATGCATTTTCTAATTCCAAGATATCTActtaatatcttcttcttcttacaaAAAACCAATATACAAATCCATATACAAGACATACGATTGTAATTCAAGTAACAAATTTATGGATGAAATCAATATCCCTAGTCCCATTCCCATCATTTCTAAATCAATCTATTATTCATCTTTaccttttcttgtattttaaagtTATTTTAGTTATCAagtcaaaaaccaaattaaactggTTATTCTCATTGTTTAGTTAAGGTTCACATAAAATTAGTAATTTGTTGAGGTCCAATCAGTTCTTACGGCTCGACACATGAGATTAAAATTAGTCTTCGGCAACAACACCAAAATTTTGTTGCGTTCCTTCCAAATGCAAATATAATGAtataagtaagggtgtcgaaccatAATAACTGATTAAACCTCTACACTTGTAAATTattaaatacacacacacatatacataatgTTGTCTCAGGTATATATAGCTCTTTTCAAATGGTTTAGTTCCTTTGCATTATGTAGTGGTAAGTCAATATGTAGGGCCTTCTATTGGGATTTGGCACAACACCAGCACGTGAAAAATACGATTAGATTACATCTTACATCTGAACTTTCCTAATTGCTGTCTGTTTGGTTTCAAAGGGGGAGGGATATATGTGATTTACCTACAATAACAGTAATTATTTGGTACAATTTTTCAAGGTATTTGGTTTTGACGCCTGACTTTGCGCATTCGACTGAGTGACGGCCCAGAAACACGTCCACCAGACCCAGTCACCCAGACGAGACGAGAGTCGGCGTTCTTGCATTTGTTTGTATGCCACATCTTATTCATAATGTCGGCATCGATGCCAAAATGACAAATTATCAAACTGTCAAACAGTCACACTACATTGTCATCTAAGGCAGAATATTCAAACTTATTCCAACTCGGAATATTGAATACATTTGCTACGATCAATCGTCAAAACACGCATAGACAGTTCCTAGCTGTTGACGTGTGGTGGGCCCCACATGCATCAACGGCTACAATCATCCTAGAAGATACTCACACCGTAGCATGGCATGCCAATACATTTGCAACGATCAATCGCCAAAACACGCATAAACAGTTCCTAGCTGTTGACGTGTGGTGGGCCCCACATGCATCAACGGCTACGATCATCCCAACAGACAGTCACACCGTAGCACGGCATGCCAGCCAGAGATGATGGCGTCGTCGGACATTAcactgaattcaaaacttatttcGACTCGGAATGTTAAAGAGTACTTCTGTCACATGATTAACATTTTTCACCAGCATTGAAAATTAGAAAGTTTaactcaaaattatttttttccgtTTTGGACAAACTACAATATCAAGCCACAGTCAAATACTACTCCATCATACACTAAACTCCTACAGCAGCCTATTTAACCGTGGAGAATAGTaaattgcaaaaaatatttCGAAGTTAGAACATACATTTCTGCTCGTTAATGACGGATAGCAAGGTGCAACTACGGTGAAAATCTCATTTGATTGTCTCCAGCAGGGCAGCGTGGCTCAGGATCATTGTACTGCTACATGCGTAAGATTACGAGTGCCCGCAAGCATACACTGTTGCACCCCGATTCCTGAGAGTTGTATATATTTTCCATCTTCATACAAATGCAATTTGACGTATTCCCAAACTCAAAGTCCAAGCTCCTCACTTCTACCTAAAATCTTGACCAGTACGAGGCGAGAATGGACAAATGACAGCGCTCGTTTCCAACCACGACGATATTCCATCTGCGCCAGCAAAGAGGAGAAATGGGGCCCTGATGGTGGTGATTGCACTGGAAAACATACTCCTGCAAAATACATGTCCTGGTAGAGCTGCTATTGAGAGTACTCCTCATGTGTACCACTCTGTGGTGAAACTTCTTGATCCTGTGACAATGAGGATTCCAAATTTTGATCATCAGTAAGGGGCTCTTTCTTTAAAGCATCATCCATCGTATCAGTGTCATTTGATGTCTCATCATTCGGCTCTATAGCTCTAGAGAGTTCCTGTTGCTTTGCTGTTTCAGTATGCTGGTGGAACTCTGTATGCGAATTGTAAGAAGGAAGAGATGGAGCAGTAACGCCTAACCCTTTAGAAAGACAAACATATTTGAATGCAAGTTGCTTGTAATTATTAAGAAGGTCTTCTACATCATTGATGGTTAGGTCACCAGCATTCGCAAACAAGTATGGATACTCCCAGAAAACCTGGTTCGCCTGATCATTGGTTACGAGGATCGTTGCACCCTTATTCTCCAAATCCGAAAGGGATGGAATTTTTGAAAAGGGTGAGTTATCTTTTTCATTGGGTATCTTCTTCCCTCGGGAGTTTGTTTCAGAAGATCTGGATTGTGCCACTGGGTCCATGTTGGCATTCGGATGTTGATGTCTGGTTTCCAATGATTCTGATCTATGTCCATATCCTGCAAATTGACCTTTTTGAGAATACTGACCGTCCAGATCAGCTGAAAGTCCAGAAAGAAGTGCTCGAGCAGTTTCCATGTTCTTGTCATACTCAGATTCATCCATTGAAATGGCGTTTGCATCAatatttgagatgaaggattcAACGGAGAGCATGTTTGTGAAAAAATAGGATGCTTCACCAACTAATCGAGATTGTCGCCTGTACCTTTGTATATACAATAAATTTAAGTGCAGTTGTGGAGGGTTTGCCTGCACCGCATCAATACAAAAAAGAAACTTTGTAAACCTGACATACTATGTTGCCTTCTAGAGGGATAATAATTCAACGATTTATTTAGAACAGAAGATAATACGTACTGAATCAAAAGTAAATGTTTAACCAAATAATTCAAGCCATTATAAAAGTTAGTCTTACCTTTAACGTAACATAAATTAGGACAGGAAGAAATTCATCAGCTCCAGGGGGATTCTCATTGGAAGCAACAGAAGCTTTCATGAGCAAGTTATTAATAACCTTGCAACAATTAAGGATGCACACAAGCTTATCCCTCGGTGCCTTGTACATATTGATCTTTTGCAGTTCTTTTTGTGCAAGCTGCAAAgatagaagcaaaaataatcCATGGTAAGGATTATTGAGAGGTATGCAACAAATAATTAAGTCGAAGTACACAGGATTCAGAAACAATAGATTATGATTCAACAATGTCCCATGTGCATTCTCATGAAAACAATAAAACCTAAGGgccatttgataaccatttcatttcagtttttagttttcattttggtGCTATACATGGAGCAAAAAGAATGTCAGAGAAAGGAGGAATGAAGAAGGGCGAAAAAAAGGGTGGTTGAAGAAATGTGTATGGAGTAACACACAAAttgaaaactacaaaaaaaaaaaaaaaaataaaaaaaataaaaaaaaaagaataaaaaaaggaagataATATTAAGTTGTTTTTACAGTCAAGTTACAGTTTTCATATAATCTCTTTCGTTTCTCCCTCCTCCCTCCCACCACCTCCCTACATCCTTCTCCATTCCTATTTCTCACATATGCTTTCCCTAAATCTCCAGCAAAAAAAGattaaatggttatcaaacggccCTAAGGAAAACAAAGTTGAATTACAAATTAGAGAAACTAAGACACATTAATTACCCCAAACATGAAAAGACAGTGAGTTCACTTATCTAGGAGGAACTGTAAAGGGGAAGTGAAAATGGCAAGCCCCCTAATATCCTGATTATTTCCTTTTTAATAACTGTCAACATGTGCTCAACAATCAGATCGTACTAAACTTTTTCGTGCATTCATTGGTTCATTGTTAAATTCCATACTGCAATCATTATGAAAGGtggaaattataaaattatttttgtggGACATAAGTTTTCCCTAAAAAGGCACTTAAACAAGGACCTATTAACAAATATAGATGGCTCATATGCAAATCAATACATCTCGATTGAGATCCATGCCCATGTTTATATGAATGTACTTCATTTATGCATATCTGATATAGGAAATTTGGTTTAGGTCAAtcaataatttcatatttcggCATAGGTCAATcgtcattttattttctagtataAATTGAACCCAATTCTCCTCGTGAAGTATATTCAATAAAAACAATCTCCAGGGCGAATACCACATGCTAAAATTTCTCTTCATTAACCTCTCTTTAAAGCATAAAATGTTTGATTGATTCAACCCTAATGCTAAAAGATTTTGTGACCTCAAACAAATTACCCCTATGTGATATATGTACTATATATCAATGTAATGAGTATACAAAGACACTTCATTAATACATATTTCATATGGGTAGTCCTCTACTCACCAGCCATGAAGTCTCATTTTGAAAGGTGGGCTTAATGTCCAAATTTTCCGGCCGAATAAACTGTTGTACTAAAGCCATCTTCTCATACAGTTGCTCATCGAGTTTCACATCATCTGGAAGTGAAGCAAATACGCGAGGAAATAACTTCGTCATAACATACTTCTCCAGCCCCTACATATAACAGAAagccacaaaagaaaaattaccaATTAATAACCAAAACATTTTATGGTTAGCCAAACTTAAATGCAATATGTTGGATTTGTAAAATCAAACAAATCGGGACAAAATTCAATGTCAAATTCAAGCTCAAAGTTGAAACTCACTTCGCCGGCGCCGTCGAGCTCCTCCTCTGAACAGCCAGCCCAAAGTGGATGAGCCCTGAAATCAATTTCCATCCGGGCAAAGAAGTCCTGCACTGCGGCGCTGTCCCTCTCCGGATCAGGAGCATTGTTCGAAAACGACACTATGAAGCTGCAATCCAGTCCAATCCAATTCAATCCAaatcaatccaatccaatccaattcagtaaaaacaaaatgaacatcAACCATCTTTGCTAACACTCAAATTCTCAACTACTGGAATTAGAGATTATCACTACACAAACAAAGCGTGAAATGAACAATCGGAATCCAAAATTCGTTTCACCTTTTTATAGACTTGACTAAATCGGCGGCCGACGGTTGACGCATGCGTTCCAGAAAGTCCTGCAGTCCTAAGAACACGTCGGTGTTCTCCATTATCTGCCGTCCGATGGCTCCGAAATCTCCGCTCAGCGGCGAtgatgagagaaagagagctggAGAGCAGAGTGCTTTTACTTGGGAAAGCCAATTGCTAGTTCATTTGCGAAGGAGCCGATGCAGGAATTGATTTATCAGACAAAAGAACATAATACCCAAAGTTAATTAACCAAAAAGTTAACTTCGTAAATCTTCAGCTCTCACACATACTCCAACGGAGGATGAGAAAACTTAGATTTTAAGTTCTAAATTTACCTTAGTTTACACTAACTCTTGaagtaaatatgaattttaaaTCAGAATTTATTTTTAGGGCAAATGTAGTTGTTCgggattttttaattatatatttataaatttattgaattcaatTGTTAATATCTAATGTGATCAAATccaaagctaaaaaaaaaataataataattctaaTAGGTTAAATTCAAATCTAatggctaaagtaattaaattttattttttgtgtttcatattgtttcaTAGTGTTCTACGAGTTTCATGGTATcagtttaataattttttaatatttatcagaatctaaacttttttaagttaaaatatttattaaatttaatttggataatctacataatatatatatatattttttaagttactttaaggaaaaaattatcctaaattcattcttttttaATCTCGAGCTAAAAATTTAATCTAGAAGGATtggagaaaaactgtttctggattaaaaattttaggttttaacccaagggTTGGAAATTGTGCGCGTtctatattttgtgtttatttttatttttggtaatttttttcaatcgtcactttattttaatttcattttgtcgAGCAATAATACCAATCAACCGTCTACGTTTGCAAGTGGCTATTTACCATAATGATGGAAATGTGTTGAGTTCCTATATGACGGCGTGAG of the Pyrus communis chromosome 1, drPyrComm1.1, whole genome shotgun sequence genome contains:
- the LOC137748601 gene encoding vacuolar protein sorting-associated protein 9A-like, with product MENTDVFLGLQDFLERMRQPSAADLVKSIKSFIVSFSNNAPDPERDSAAVQDFFARMEIDFRAHPLWAGCSEEELDGAGEGLEKYVMTKLFPRVFASLPDDVKLDEQLYEKMALVQQFIRPENLDIKPTFQNETSWLLAQKELQKINMYKAPRDKLVCILNCCKVINNLLMKASVASNENPPGADEFLPVLIYVTLKANPPQLHLNLLYIQRYRRQSRLVGEASYFFTNMLSVESFISNIDANAISMDESEYDKNMETARALLSGLSADLDGQYSQKGQFAGYGHRSESLETRHQHPNANMDPVAQSRSSETNSRGKKIPNEKDNSPFSKIPSLSDLENKGATILVTNDQANQVFWEYPYLFANAGDLTINDVEDLLNNYKQLAFKYVCLSKGLGVTAPSLPSYNSHTEFHQHTETAKQQELSRAIEPNDETSNDTDTMDDALKKEPLTDDQNLESSLSQDQEVSPQSGTHEEYSQ